A stretch of Chitinophaga caeni DNA encodes these proteins:
- a CDS encoding efflux RND transporter permease subunit produces MNLFSRNKTKGLARIPETERLAIIEKSCQQVSRGVFFATIIIIASFLPVFMLTGQEGKLFHPLAYTKTFIMLVDALLVVTLAPVLISFFMKGRFRPEHQQPVNRFLESIYEPLIRKCIHWRKTTIGINLLALAISIPLVLSLGREFMPPLDEGSILFMPVTLPDVSNTEIKRILQVQDRIIKTVPEVKNVLGKAGRANTATDNSPMSMIETIILLKPRSEWREGFNKEDIINELNAKLQIPGVTNGFTQPIINRINMLSTGIRTDVGIKVYGQDLNEINQLAQEVKNALTGIEGVNDLYVEPITGGKYLDIQINREAIARYNLSIDDVNALIETALGGMRLTTTIEGRQRFSVNARFGQDARNSLSNIRQLQVQTKDYGPVPLSDLATIDWTDGPAMINSENALLRGTVLFNVRDRDLASTVQEAKDQLEKVMKKLPKGYFLEWSGQYENLIHSERTLMLILPIVVLIIFACMYFAFHSVREALLSLITVPFALIGGAYMIYLWDVHLSVAVAVGFIALFGLAVETGIVMVIYLNDAMQQLVAKKGNSRDSISFNDLKEAVIAGAAKRLRPKLMTVSVSLFALLPILWSHGVGSDVMKPIVLPMVGGVLTSATHILLVTPLIFLMTKEYELRKYGKIEVLDAKH; encoded by the coding sequence ATGAATCTATTTTCAAGAAATAAAACAAAAGGACTGGCCCGGATACCGGAAACTGAACGCTTGGCTATCATCGAAAAATCTTGCCAACAAGTTTCCAGGGGAGTTTTCTTCGCGACAATCATTATCATCGCCTCCTTCCTGCCCGTTTTTATGCTGACAGGACAAGAGGGTAAATTATTCCACCCACTTGCATATACCAAAACATTCATCATGTTAGTGGATGCTTTATTGGTAGTGACATTGGCGCCCGTGTTGATTTCATTTTTTATGAAGGGTCGTTTCCGTCCCGAACATCAACAGCCGGTAAACCGCTTCCTGGAAAGCATTTATGAACCCTTGATACGCAAGTGCATCCACTGGAGGAAAACCACGATCGGTATTAACTTGCTGGCATTAGCCATAAGTATTCCGCTGGTGCTGAGCTTGGGCCGCGAATTTATGCCGCCATTAGATGAAGGCTCTATACTCTTCATGCCCGTTACTTTACCGGATGTTTCCAATACGGAGATCAAGCGTATTTTACAGGTGCAGGATAGGATCATCAAAACGGTTCCGGAAGTAAAGAATGTGCTGGGTAAAGCTGGTCGTGCAAATACTGCCACCGATAATTCACCCATGAGCATGATCGAGACGATCATCTTGTTGAAGCCGAGGTCGGAATGGCGCGAAGGATTTAATAAAGAAGATATCATCAACGAGTTGAATGCAAAGTTGCAGATACCGGGCGTCACCAACGGGTTTACACAACCTATCATCAACCGTATCAATATGCTCTCTACCGGGATTAGAACCGATGTTGGTATCAAGGTGTACGGCCAGGATTTGAATGAAATCAATCAACTGGCGCAGGAAGTAAAAAATGCGCTAACCGGTATCGAGGGGGTTAACGATTTATACGTTGAACCAATTACCGGTGGTAAATATCTCGATATACAAATAAACAGGGAAGCCATCGCCCGTTACAACCTTTCGATTGACGATGTGAATGCGTTGATCGAAACAGCTTTAGGTGGAATGAGACTTACGACCACCATTGAAGGAAGGCAAAGGTTCAGCGTGAATGCAAGGTTTGGACAAGACGCCAGGAACAGCCTCTCCAACATCCGGCAATTGCAAGTACAAACAAAAGATTATGGCCCCGTACCCCTTTCTGATCTCGCAACTATTGATTGGACGGATGGCCCGGCAATGATTAACTCTGAAAATGCGCTATTGCGTGGAACGGTGCTCTTTAACGTGCGCGACAGGGATCTAGCCAGCACGGTACAAGAGGCCAAAGACCAATTGGAGAAAGTGATGAAGAAATTGCCAAAAGGATATTTCCTGGAGTGGAGCGGTCAATATGAAAACTTGATACATAGCGAAAGAACACTAATGTTAATACTCCCCATTGTCGTGCTGATAATATTTGCCTGTATGTATTTCGCATTTCATAGCGTTAGGGAAGCGCTGCTTAGTTTGATTACAGTGCCATTCGCATTGATCGGTGGGGCTTACATGATTTATTTGTGGGATGTACACCTAAGCGTTGCTGTTGCAGTGGGATTTATCGCGTTGTTTGGATTGGCTGTTGAAACGGGAATCGTCATGGTAATTTATTTGAATGACGCTATGCAGCAATTAGTGGCTAAGAAAGGAAATTCAAGGGATAGCATCTCTTTCAATGATCTTAAAGAAGCTGTCATAGCTGGTGCAGCGAAGCGTTTGCGACCTAAGCTCATGACAGTTTCGGTATCCTTGTTCGCATTGTTACCTATACTTTGGAGTCACGGTGTTGGAAGCGATGTGATGAAACCCATCGTATTGCCAATGGTAGGTGGGGTATTGACTTCCGCTACGCATATTTTATTAGTTACTCCACTGATTTTCTTAATGACCAAGGAATATGAATTAAGGAAGTATGGAAAAATTGAAGTGTTAGATGCAAAACATTGA
- a CDS encoding efflux RND transporter permease subunit, translating to MIQKIISLSLKNRLIVLLLALGLFSWGIYAVKNNPVDAIPDLSENQVIVFTEWMGRSPQVIEDQVTFPLVSNLQGIPKVKNVRASSMFGMSFLYIIFDDDVDIYWARTRVLERLNYAQRLLPENVVPTLGPDGTGVGHIFWYTLEAKNMNLGEQRALQDWYIKLALQTVPGVAEVASFGGFEKQYQLVVDPAKLQFYNLSLMDVMNKVKANNNDVGGRKFEMSDMAYIIRGLGYVKSKQDLENIALKSINGTPVLVKDIATVQMGGDLRLGIFDENGEGEVVGGIVIMRYGENANAVIDAIKEKMKEVEKGLPEGVTFKVAYDRSELTLAAIKNIKWKLIEEMIVVCFIVFIFLFDWRSAMSIIIQIPITIAISFLLLNAFGISSNIMSLTGIALAIGVIVDNGIIMSENAYRHLSLRQEEGKNAK from the coding sequence GTGATTCAAAAAATTATTTCTCTCTCCCTGAAGAACAGGCTAATAGTGCTTCTTTTAGCGCTTGGCCTGTTTTCCTGGGGAATCTACGCGGTGAAAAATAATCCTGTTGATGCGATTCCCGATCTCTCCGAAAACCAGGTCATCGTGTTTACCGAATGGATGGGCCGGAGCCCGCAGGTTATAGAAGACCAAGTCACTTTCCCGCTAGTCAGCAACTTGCAAGGCATACCGAAAGTGAAAAATGTTAGGGCTAGTTCCATGTTCGGGATGAGTTTCCTGTATATCATCTTCGATGATGATGTAGATATTTATTGGGCAAGAACGAGGGTGTTGGAAAGACTTAATTACGCGCAACGCTTATTACCCGAAAACGTCGTGCCGACCCTTGGTCCCGATGGTACCGGTGTCGGTCATATTTTCTGGTACACGCTCGAAGCTAAGAATATGAATTTGGGAGAGCAAAGGGCCTTGCAGGATTGGTATATCAAACTGGCTTTGCAAACGGTTCCCGGCGTGGCGGAAGTGGCATCGTTCGGCGGGTTCGAGAAACAATACCAACTTGTTGTTGATCCGGCCAAACTACAATTTTATAACCTTTCCCTCATGGATGTGATGAACAAGGTTAAAGCCAATAACAATGATGTTGGTGGAAGGAAATTCGAAATGAGCGATATGGCTTATATCATCCGTGGTTTAGGCTACGTAAAAAGTAAGCAGGACCTCGAAAATATTGCTTTGAAAAGTATCAATGGAACGCCGGTGCTGGTAAAAGACATAGCTACCGTGCAAATGGGAGGGGATCTCAGGCTCGGAATCTTCGATGAAAATGGAGAAGGAGAAGTTGTAGGAGGTATCGTGATTATGCGCTACGGGGAAAATGCAAATGCCGTAATCGATGCTATAAAAGAAAAGATGAAGGAAGTGGAAAAAGGCTTGCCGGAAGGTGTGACGTTTAAAGTAGCTTATGATCGAAGTGAATTGACATTAGCGGCAATCAAGAATATAAAATGGAAATTGATCGAGGAGATGATCGTCGTTTGTTTTATCGTGTTCATATTTCTGTTTGATTGGCGGAGCGCAATGAGCATCATTATTCAAATACCTATCACGATTGCCATAAGTTTCTTATTGCTAAATGCTTTCGGTATCTCTTCTAATATCATGTCATTAACCGGTATCGCGTTGGCCATCGGCGTTATCGTGGACAACGGCATCATCATGTCTGAAAATGCATACCGCCATTTGTCGCTGAGACAGGAAGAAGGAAAAAACGCTAAATGA
- a CDS encoding DUF3347 domain-containing protein, with amino-acid sequence MKRLFFPTCVLAGLALVACNNNPKNASKQGEDSTQMMHANHEMHGAQEGHDGHQGHDMDNMEQGNTALARFENVPKEVGQHIAQVQQHYLALKDALVKDDAKTAAGSAKQMVALIDGFDLSHVPVAQLDAYRMPIDRIQKQGSAISMTDDIESQRLAFSQLTEGVYNLSQQFGAPGGALYYDHCPMAFNNKGANWLSNRKEIENPYFGDKMLSCGSTKATIQ; translated from the coding sequence ATGAAAAGGTTGTTTTTCCCTACCTGCGTATTGGCAGGACTGGCGCTTGTTGCTTGTAACAATAATCCGAAAAACGCTTCCAAACAAGGGGAAGATTCTACCCAAATGATGCATGCAAACCATGAAATGCACGGAGCTCAAGAAGGTCATGACGGGCACCAGGGACACGACATGGATAATATGGAACAAGGCAATACTGCTTTAGCACGTTTTGAAAATGTACCTAAGGAAGTAGGCCAACATATCGCGCAAGTGCAGCAACATTACTTAGCCTTAAAGGACGCCCTCGTGAAAGACGATGCCAAAACAGCGGCCGGGAGCGCAAAGCAAATGGTAGCTTTGATAGATGGCTTTGACCTTTCACATGTGCCCGTAGCGCAATTAGATGCCTACCGCATGCCCATAGATCGCATCCAGAAGCAAGGCAGTGCTATTTCTATGACCGATGATATCGAATCACAACGATTAGCATTTTCACAATTAACCGAGGGCGTTTACAATCTCAGCCAACAATTCGGTGCACCCGGTGGTGCGCTTTATTATGATCATTGTCCCATGGCATTTAATAACAAGGGCGCTAATTGGTTAAGCAACCGCAAGGAAATCGAAAACCCCTATTTCGGGGATAAAATGTTGTCCTGTGGAAGTACCAAGGCCACGATACAATAA
- a CDS encoding HYC_CC_PP family protein, whose product MKSIFLIILSTFYLSSTSGAVINFHYCMGKLAKVSWFEESNICSKCGAKKSTKKSCCSDDSIMVKTVDHTAGDTIHLPVEFISDLPPKLWAPIQDIYIPVLVQNRLPWVHGPPGRTCLTPVYLLNCNFLI is encoded by the coding sequence ATGAAATCGATATTTCTTATCATATTAAGCACTTTTTATTTAAGCAGCACCTCCGGGGCAGTGATTAATTTTCATTACTGCATGGGGAAGCTCGCAAAAGTGTCATGGTTTGAAGAGTCGAATATTTGTTCAAAATGCGGTGCTAAGAAATCTACGAAAAAATCTTGCTGTTCCGATGACAGCATTATGGTGAAAACAGTGGATCACACGGCGGGAGATACTATTCATTTACCTGTTGAATTCATTTCGGACTTACCTCCAAAATTATGGGCGCCCATCCAAGATATTTATATCCCTGTATTAGTTCAAAATAGGCTTCCATGGGTGCACGGTCCCCCGGGTAGAACTTGTCTTACCCCCGTATATTTATTGAACTGCAATTTCCTGATCTGA
- a CDS encoding gliding motility-associated C-terminal domain-containing protein, giving the protein MHIVIKRWGLSAILLGSLNIANATTFYVDLNATGANENSRDIVTLADRHKESTISGKGKKAAIVPTTIETGKFASTMAPPPVLTNDTYTYCLNSSIPTMDNFVTTPPGYATILWYTTPNGGTGSTSTPLSPDPTVAGTSVYYVSAYDPVTTNETPRETLTIIVQAQTAAPTANNVELCQYSTPGNGGISGQIDQLSSATGNNLRWYDAASGGTEYPSPPIPGTLSTGTTSYFVTATDPGSCESPRVEVQVLVHPSPSWPSSSYEEYFCYQESSPTLRNVVAQPGNTLYWYNDPTGTGTTTQPTIDVSVPGQTTRYYVEQRNGFGCGSNLVNVDFIVGPDLQPPVVNSPVTFCVGNTAPPLSDFAIGSNLMWYQTTGGTPGTPTSVAPTVVTDQVKQETWYVYQTLQIGNAVTNYKTCNSAPASIEVNVDNAPAAPQPVTTQVYCQNSAPVLIENPTGDFIWYDMSSGGTGTTRPQTNTTAAGNYSWWIAATNGQYCESARTEVPITITAAPAEPTVPTPPVFCEGQPGGPLAATPATGTALAWYTTVSGGAGVTNPLIAQTDAPGLINDQAYVTSIDANGCESNRVAVPYMVLVNDLPDFSVNDICLNSTLTLTLNGAMPANASWEVDGGQIVSGSGNTRQVRWDVPGTYNVGLIDPSATQCSSARLKTVTVYDVPNVQIAPITAGICANSDITLSASGALTYDWTPKTNMTGGTTATPTVTVIDGAVYAVTGTDANGCANTASITLQSDPNCITYAFPNAFSPNGDGVNDVFRVKGIGSPSIFEMRIYNRWGNLLFMSQDMSKGWDGNNAGKPQEVGTYTVMIRYVDENKQIISKKGTLTLVR; this is encoded by the coding sequence ATGCATATTGTAATTAAGCGTTGGGGGTTAAGTGCCATACTTTTGGGAAGCCTAAACATTGCCAACGCAACCACATTCTATGTCGACCTAAATGCTACCGGTGCCAATGAAAACAGCCGGGACATTGTTACCTTAGCCGATAGGCACAAGGAGTCAACAATTTCCGGGAAAGGTAAAAAGGCGGCCATAGTTCCTACAACGATTGAAACCGGGAAATTTGCCAGCACAATGGCTCCTCCCCCGGTACTTACGAATGATACTTATACATATTGTCTTAATAGCAGTATACCCACGATGGACAATTTCGTAACTACCCCACCGGGTTATGCTACGATATTGTGGTACACCACGCCCAACGGCGGTACCGGGAGTACTTCAACTCCATTGAGCCCGGATCCAACAGTCGCTGGAACGAGCGTTTACTATGTTTCAGCATATGACCCTGTTACCACGAATGAAACGCCGAGGGAAACGCTCACTATCATTGTTCAAGCTCAAACTGCTGCTCCTACTGCTAACAATGTAGAGCTTTGTCAATACAGCACGCCGGGCAATGGCGGTATCAGCGGGCAAATAGACCAGTTATCTAGTGCAACAGGGAATAATTTAAGGTGGTATGATGCTGCTTCAGGCGGCACTGAATACCCTTCACCGCCAATCCCGGGTACTTTAAGTACAGGAACGACTTCCTATTTTGTAACAGCTACCGACCCGGGAAGTTGCGAAAGTCCCAGGGTTGAAGTACAGGTTCTTGTGCATCCTAGCCCTAGCTGGCCGTCATCTAGCTATGAAGAATATTTTTGTTACCAGGAAAGTAGCCCTACCTTGAGAAACGTGGTGGCACAGCCCGGTAATACTCTATATTGGTATAATGATCCCACGGGAACCGGAACTACGACCCAACCAACTATCGATGTTTCCGTACCCGGTCAAACGACCCGTTATTATGTTGAACAGCGGAATGGCTTCGGTTGCGGCAGTAACCTTGTAAATGTTGATTTCATCGTGGGACCCGATTTGCAACCGCCAGTTGTAAATTCACCTGTTACTTTCTGCGTTGGCAATACCGCCCCGCCTTTATCTGATTTTGCGATCGGATCAAACCTGATGTGGTATCAGACTACGGGAGGCACTCCGGGAACACCAACAAGTGTGGCGCCAACCGTGGTTACAGACCAGGTAAAACAGGAAACTTGGTATGTTTATCAAACTTTGCAAATCGGTAATGCCGTAACGAACTATAAAACTTGTAACAGTGCCCCTGCTTCTATCGAAGTAAATGTGGATAATGCTCCCGCGGCTCCACAACCCGTTACAACACAGGTTTATTGTCAAAATTCAGCTCCTGTACTTATAGAAAACCCTACCGGGGATTTCATTTGGTACGACATGTCTTCCGGCGGTACCGGCACCACGCGCCCTCAAACAAATACAACTGCTGCCGGGAATTATAGCTGGTGGATAGCGGCTACGAATGGTCAATACTGCGAATCGGCCAGGACGGAGGTACCTATCACGATTACAGCAGCGCCGGCGGAGCCTACAGTTCCAACGCCTCCAGTATTTTGTGAAGGACAACCGGGCGGTCCACTCGCAGCAACCCCGGCCACCGGAACTGCCTTAGCATGGTATACCACTGTTTCAGGCGGTGCGGGTGTTACCAACCCGCTCATTGCGCAAACAGATGCCCCGGGTCTGATCAACGACCAGGCTTATGTTACTTCTATCGATGCCAACGGCTGTGAAAGTAACCGTGTAGCGGTTCCCTATATGGTGCTGGTAAATGATTTACCGGATTTTAGCGTCAACGATATTTGCTTGAATAGTACATTAACCCTTACACTTAACGGCGCAATGCCTGCAAATGCTTCATGGGAAGTAGATGGCGGTCAAATTGTATCCGGAAGCGGCAATACACGTCAAGTTCGTTGGGACGTTCCAGGTACCTATAATGTAGGTTTGATTGATCCATCAGCAACACAATGCAGTAGCGCCAGGTTGAAAACCGTTACGGTGTACGATGTTCCGAATGTACAAATTGCACCGATAACCGCCGGTATTTGCGCAAATTCTGATATAACACTGTCCGCTTCGGGGGCTTTAACATACGATTGGACACCGAAAACCAATATGACGGGCGGCACCACGGCAACACCTACGGTCACCGTTATAGATGGTGCAGTATACGCGGTAACCGGTACCGATGCGAATGGTTGTGCCAACACGGCATCCATTACGCTTCAATCCGACCCGAACTGCATTACATATGCTTTCCCGAATGCTTTTTCACCTAACGGTGACGGCGTGAACGATGTATTCCGTGTAAAGGGAATCGGCAGTCCTTCAATCTTCGAAATGAGGATCTACAATCGCTGGGGCAACCTGCTATTCATGAGTCAAGATATGTCTAAAGGTTGGGATGGCAACAATGCCGGGAAACCGCAGGAAGTGGGAACATACACCGTGATGATCCGCTACGTAGATGAAAACAAACAGATCATTTCGAAAAAGGGTACGTTAACATTAGTTCGATAA
- a CDS encoding thiamine pyrophosphate-dependent enzyme has protein sequence MATTVADQLVSMLVQAGVKRVYAVTGDSLNPVNDAIRKDGSIQWIHVRHEEAGAYAASADAQLNGIGCCMGSSGPGHVHLINGLYDAHRSGAPVIAIASTCNTTEIGTNYFQETNTIKLFDDCSYYNQIANTPHQFARMMQHALQTAIHSKGVAVVGLPGDVAEMPASEVPSSIQTYFPKPKITPSPNELQALADILNKHDKITIYGGAGCKDARENVHALASKLQAPVSYSYRGKMYLEGDKDHAVGMTGLLGLTSGYSSMHDAEVLLMLGTDFPYAPFLEVKGKIIQIDIKPELLGRRANLSMGLCGNINDTLVALIPLLQQKSNRDHLDKHLDEFHEVKHGMATGEQGEKGSIYPEYIAQLVDKIADPNAIFCVDTGMCNVWAARFISPAAGREMLGSFNHGSMANAMPMSIGTALSQPGRQTVAFCGDGGISMLLGDLMTIAQYKLPVKLIVFNNRSLGMVKLEMEVAGLMDWQTNMVNPDFTLVATAMGIQSFTIEDPKEAASTLKAAFEHKGAALINVFTDPNALAMPPKVAFDQVKGFALSMSKMILNGRFSEVFDTVKTNTRHIKDVL, from the coding sequence ATGGCAACTACAGTAGCAGATCAATTAGTATCCATGCTGGTACAGGCAGGCGTTAAAAGGGTATACGCCGTTACAGGAGATAGTTTAAACCCGGTGAACGATGCCATCCGTAAAGATGGGAGTATACAATGGATTCATGTCAGGCACGAAGAAGCCGGCGCCTATGCAGCGAGTGCCGATGCACAATTAAACGGGATCGGTTGTTGCATGGGCAGTAGCGGCCCCGGGCATGTTCATTTGATAAATGGTTTATATGATGCCCATCGCAGCGGTGCGCCTGTCATTGCGATAGCTTCTACCTGTAATACCACGGAGATTGGTACGAATTATTTCCAGGAAACTAATACGATAAAATTATTTGACGATTGCAGTTACTATAATCAAATAGCAAATACGCCGCATCAATTTGCACGCATGATGCAACATGCGCTGCAAACCGCCATCCATTCCAAAGGTGTTGCGGTGGTTGGTTTACCGGGCGATGTTGCAGAAATGCCGGCAAGCGAGGTTCCTTCTTCCATACAAACATATTTCCCGAAGCCCAAAATCACCCCTTCACCGAACGAATTACAAGCGCTTGCCGATATTCTTAACAAACATGATAAGATTACTATTTACGGTGGCGCCGGATGTAAAGATGCCCGGGAAAATGTACATGCACTGGCTTCAAAATTGCAAGCGCCGGTGTCCTATTCTTACCGCGGTAAGATGTACCTGGAAGGTGATAAGGATCATGCTGTAGGCATGACAGGCTTACTTGGCTTAACCTCGGGTTATTCCAGTATGCACGATGCAGAGGTGCTACTCATGTTAGGGACAGATTTCCCCTATGCGCCATTCCTAGAAGTCAAAGGAAAAATCATCCAAATAGACATCAAGCCTGAACTCCTTGGAAGACGGGCCAACCTAAGCATGGGCTTATGCGGCAATATCAATGACACCCTGGTTGCATTGATTCCACTGTTGCAACAAAAAAGCAACCGGGACCACCTTGATAAACACCTGGATGAATTCCACGAAGTTAAACATGGCATGGCCACGGGAGAACAGGGAGAAAAAGGCAGTATTTATCCTGAATACATCGCTCAGCTAGTGGATAAAATAGCCGATCCTAACGCTATATTTTGCGTAGATACCGGGATGTGCAATGTGTGGGCTGCCCGATTTATTTCGCCTGCCGCCGGAAGGGAAATGCTGGGCTCGTTCAACCATGGTTCTATGGCCAATGCGATGCCCATGTCTATCGGTACGGCATTATCACAACCGGGTAGACAAACCGTTGCCTTTTGCGGTGATGGTGGTATCTCCATGTTACTAGGCGATTTAATGACAATCGCACAATATAAATTACCGGTTAAACTAATCGTATTCAATAACCGCTCCCTAGGTATGGTTAAGCTAGAGATGGAGGTGGCCGGGTTAATGGATTGGCAAACTAATATGGTCAACCCTGACTTTACACTCGTTGCGACCGCGATGGGCATCCAGAGCTTTACCATAGAAGATCCCAAGGAAGCGGCTTCAACATTGAAAGCTGCATTTGAGCATAAAGGAGCGGCGCTAATAAATGTATTTACAGATCCAAATGCGTTGGCGATGCCGCCCAAGGTGGCTTTCGACCAAGTTAAAGGATTTGCTCTTTCCATGTCGAAAATGATTTTAAATGGCCGGTTTAGTGAAGTATTTGATACGGTAAAAACAAACACCCGGCATATAAAGGATGTGCTATAA
- a CDS encoding GNAT family N-acetyltransferase encodes MLHIKRIAPDDIHSFQTLIKVFGETFEMKDFKMPSTTYLLSILDKPNFMAFIAEEDGRIIGGLTAFRLDLYYSEKPLAYIYDLAVLPAFQRLGNGQQLIKFFNNYCREHGYEEVFVQADLEDIHAVEFYKKTRPTNGEDVIHFYYTL; translated from the coding sequence ATGTTACATATTAAAAGAATTGCCCCGGATGATATACATTCATTTCAAACCCTAATCAAAGTATTCGGGGAAACATTCGAAATGAAAGATTTCAAGATGCCTTCAACGACCTACCTGCTTAGTATACTGGATAAGCCAAATTTTATGGCCTTCATCGCCGAAGAAGATGGTAGGATAATAGGCGGCTTAACTGCTTTTAGGCTAGATTTATATTATAGCGAAAAACCCTTGGCATATATTTATGACCTAGCAGTTTTACCTGCTTTCCAAAGACTGGGCAATGGGCAGCAATTAATAAAGTTCTTCAATAATTATTGCCGGGAACATGGATATGAGGAAGTATTCGTCCAGGCAGATTTAGAGGATATCCACGCTGTTGAATTTTATAAGAAAACACGTCCTACGAATGGCGAGGATGTAATACATTTTTATTATACCTTATAA